The window GTCCAGCCCCGCCGGCTTCAGTTCGCTCGCGATGTGCTGTTCGGGGAACGTCCCATGCATCACGTAGGTCAGGATATCCTCCGAAAGCCCGGCGACGAGTTCGTCCCTATTCATGGATTCGAACGCCGAGGACATCGTCCGCGAGCCGACCGAGACGCTCTCTATCGACCGCGTCCGAGTTCGCGATACGTGAGACGATATCTCTACGGTTCGGAACACCCTCCAACTGCGGGAAGACGTAGTTCGAGACGGCCTGTGTCAGCGCAATCCGTCGGTCAACGTCGTGTGCAGTCACGTGCGCGAGAATGTCTTTGATGATAGCGGGACCGATTTTGCGTCCGTCGTCGAAGGCGTTGACGGCAAACCAAAGGTCACCGACCTCCCGGAGCGTCTCTTCCGAGGGGTCGAGATTCCACGCCTCGGCGTACGACCGAACCAACGCGACCTGTTCATCGGTAGCTTCTGGGATATCCGGTGCCGCGACGTGGACGAACGCGAAACGCCGCATGAACGCGTAGGACAACTCGTAGAGGGAGGTTTTGTCGTAGCTGTTCATCGTCGCCAGAATCCGCCACGACGAAGGGACGACGTACTGGTGTTTCTGCAGAGGGCCATCGAACTTCGAGGCCGGCAGGATTTCTATTTCCTCACCACCGCGTTTGTAGGGAAGTTGAACTGGCTGGCCGGAAAGCAGCGTGAACAACTGGCCGAACGACTTGTCGATATCGGCCCGGTTGATTTCGTCGATAACGAGCAGTTCGTTCCGCTGGGTGTCCCTGTGTTTGAACCGCCGGAGGACCTGCCCCGGTTCGAACGAGAGGTTCTCGCCGTCCGATTCCTCGGGCATGTAGCCGCCGACGGTCTCGAACGTCGACCAGTCGGCCGTCGCCGTCGTAATCTGGTAGCCGGTGTAGGTATCCGGGTTCGTGCCGGTCAAGTACTCACAAAGTAATCGAGCGATTTCCGTTTTACCGGTGCCCGGCGGTCCGGTAAAGACGATGTGTTTGCCCGCGTTCAGCGCCGAGTTGACCTGTTCGAGGATTTCACGGCCCTGTTCGCCGGGGAAGTAGAGCCCTTCGAGGACGGATTCCGGCACGTCGACGTCTGGAGTTCGGGTCAAGTCTGCGGGTTCGTCCTCGGACTCGTCGAAGTCGTCGAGCGTGGGCATTTCATCCGGCTCGGTACCGTAAACGAAGTTCTCGACGGAACCATAGCGGCCTCGAATCCCGCCCAGACCCAACTCGTTCAGTGTGGAGAATCCCATCACGTAGGAGATATCGTGACCCGCGAGGTCGTGAACCTCTTCGGAGTCGATGTCCGTCTCGACCGGTGCTTCGAGATAGATGATACAGACCCACGGAGAACCTTCCTCGTGGTTGGGCCAGAGTTCCTCTCCGAGCGATTCGTTCCGCTCGGTTCCGAGCACCCGTGCACCGTACTCGTAGCTCCCGTCCCGATAGAAGAGCAGGAAGTCTCCCTCTTCGATTTTGTTCCAGCTACCCGAAACGCTGTCCTTGGTACCCCAGACCCGAACGGGGTCGCCCTCCGGATAGCTGTCGGAGTGGTCGGCTACGAAATCCTCGTCGACGCCTTCGAGAACAGTCCGCTGGAAGTTCTCCTGCGCCGCATCGTTGCCGTAGGGAGCGAGAAAGACCTTCGGCCCGTCGTATGCCATCGTTCGTCTGTGTCGGGTCGTCGAAATAAATCTAGGTGCCCGACGGCGACCGTTTATCAGACAGGCCGCGGCCAACTCGCAGCAATGTTGGCTCGAAAACATCCCGAAGCTCGCTGTCCACGGTGTGCGTCGATACTCTGGTATAGCCTGAAGCGTGAGGGATGTGGCTGGAAAGTCCAGTACTGCTGTTCACCGCCGGAGGGCTGTGGACGGGAGTTCTCGGTTGGGCGAATCAATCAGGAATCGGTTTCCGACGAAGATGAAGCATACCAGCGCGCTGAAAGACTCGGAAGAAGGCTCTACAGTCCGGACTAGCCTGCCGTTCCCCATAGCCCTTAGGTCCCTCCGCCCCTTGCGATAGGTAATGTCAGCCCTGTACCGACCACAAAACGTATGCGATGCTCTGCCGCGTTTCCGATAAGCCCTCCATGAACGACACGACAGACACGCAAGCGGCCGCCGCCATCGACCCGGCGGACATCGAGACGGCCGGTCGGACCGCCCGGCGCGTCATCGAGAACGTGCAGGACGTCATCGTCGGCAACGACGAGCCCATCGAACATCTCGTTACCGCCCTGCTCGGCGGTGGGCACGTCCTGCTGGAAGACGTTCCCGGCGTCGGGAAGACGATGCTCGCCCGTGCCGTCGCGGCCTCCTTCGACTGTTCGTTCAAGCGCGTGCAGTTCACCCCCGACCTCCTGCCGACCGATATCACCGGTGCGAACGTCTACAACCAGAAGGAAAACGAATTCGAGTTCCGGCCCGGCCCCGTCTTCGCCAACGTCGTCCTCGCGGACGAAATCAATCGCGCGCCGCCGAAAACGCAGGCCGCCCTGCTCGAGGCGATGGAAGAAGAGCAGGCGACCATCGACGGGACGACCCATCCGATGCCGGACCCCTTCGTCGTCATCGCCACCCAGAACGCCGTCGAGCGGGAGCGCACCTACGAGTTGCCCGCTGCCGAACTCGACCGCTTCATGCTGAAACTCCACCTCGGCTACCCCGACCACCACGAGGAGGCGGAGGTCATCGACCGCGCGGTCGGCAGCCACGCCATCGAGGACATCGACGCCGTCGCCGATATCGAGGCGCTGCTGACCGCCCGCGAAATCACGGGCGATATCGAGGTCCGCGAGCCGCTTCGGGAGTACGTCACCCGGCTTGCGGCCTACACTCGCGAACACGCCCGCCTGGGCGCGAGTCCCCGGGGCTCTATCGCCCTCGTCCGGGCCGCACAGGGCCGGGCCGTCCTCGACTCCCGCGGCTACGTCATCCCCGACGACGTACAGGCCGCGGCGCCGGTCGTCTTCCCACATCGGATGCGCACCGAACCCGGCGCGGCCGATCCCGAGGCGGTCGTCGCGGAGGCGCTGGAGACGGTCCCCGTCGAGGAATAGCGTGATGCGTCCTTCGGTCCCCGCCATTCGACCGACCCGCCGCGGTCTCGGCGTCTTCGTCATCGCCGCCAGCGCCTTCGCCCTCGGTGCGACCGGCGGCGCCCGCTCGCTGAACGCCATCGTCGTGCCCGCCCTCGTCGCCCTAGCCGCCAGCGCCGTCCAACTGCATCGCGCCGAGCCGCCGACCGTCGAGCGGTCGGTCCCCGAACCCGGTTTCGCTGGCGAACGCCGCCGCGTGACCGCCCGCGTCGACAGCGACGTGCCGTGTACAGTCCGCGAACGCGTCGACCCCGACCTCGACGGTGAGACGGTCGTCGAAGCCGTCGGTCACGGCGGCCGCTTTACCTACGACATCGGCTATCGGCGCCGCGGCGAGTACACACTCGGACCGGCCGACTGCACCCAGACCGACTCGCTCGGCCTCTTCTATCGCACCGTCGAGACTGCCGGCGACGAACCCATGACCGCGCTGGTGTATCCCGATATCTACGACCTGGAAACCGACCTCGCGAAACTGGTCGGGACCTTTGTCGACGACGACCGCTCGTCGTTCGACCGCCTCCGCGAGTACGGTCCCGACGACTCGATGCGGGACATCCACTGGCGCGCGAGCGCGAAGCGCCCCGACGACGAGTTCCTCGTCGCCGAATACGGTAGTCGGGGAGCCACCGACGAGATGACCATCGTCGGCGAGGCCGCCACCGACCGCGACAGCGCCGACGCGATGGCCGCGACCATCGCCAGTATTGCGGCCCACCTCCACGATTTCGGCGTCACCGTCGCGGTGCGCGTGCCCGGCGGCGACCGGGTCGCCCCGCCCGGAAGCGTCGAAGGCCTCCTCGAACTGCTGGCCCGAACCGACGGCGGCCGCGTCGACACCGACGGCCAACCCGAGGTCCACGTCCTCGCCGAAGGCGGTACCGCGACCGTCTCGCTTGCCGACCGCGACGTCTCCTTCGACGCCAGCGGCGAGGGGCGCGGCCGGGAGGTGGTCGCGTGAGCACCACATCGGCGACCCGGACGGCCATCGGCTCTGTACTCCGACCGCTGACCGACTGGGTGTCGGTTCCACGACTGGTCGCCCTCGGCGGCGTCGCCGCCACGCTGTGGGCGTTCCTCTCGGTGCTCCACGAACTCCTCGTCATCACCGGCCAACCGGGCCAACTCTACTACGTCGTCGCGGGCGCGGGCCTCGTCGGGACCGTCCTCGCACGCGTCATTCGCCCCCGGACCGCGCTCGGCCTCGGTGCCGCGGCGGTCATCGGCGGGACCTACCTCTACGTCCAGTCGCTGCCCGGCGGCGTCCGCTTTCTCGCGCTGGCAGCGCCGATGCTCACCGACGCCTGGGAACTGCTGGCCGGCCTCTCGGTGCTCCGCATCGTCAACGCGGACGTCTGGGCGCTGACGGCCGCACCCGGCCCCGTCTTCCTCGCGTGGTATCTCGGCTTGCGCCGCCACTACGCCGCCGCCTCGGCGGTTGCCGGCCTTTCGCTCGGCGTCATGGTGCTGACCGGCGACGCGACGACGATGGCGACGCTCGTCGGCGTCCTCGGCGTCACCATCGCGGTCGCCTTCGGTGACTGCGACCGGCGAAACGAGCCCCTGCGGAACGCCGACGGCGTCGTCGTCCTGCTGGCAACGATGGTCGTGCTGACCCTCTTCGTCGGCGTCGTCCCCGGCGCCGCCGACTCGCTGATTTCGACCGAGGGATTCGGCAACGAGGAGACGACGATGGAATCGAGCCTCGTCTACGCGGGCGAGGAAGTCTCGGTGACCGGCCCCGTCGAACTCTCGCCGGAGGTGCGATACACCGTCGAAGCCGACCGCGAAGCCTACTGGCGGGCCGGCACCTACGACCGCTATACGGGCGGCGGCTGGGTCCGAAGCGGCGGCCTCCGCGCCTATCAGGGCACGCTACCGGGCCCGCCGGGCAACAGCCGAGTCCTCGAACAGCGATACACCGCCGAGACGGAAATCGCCACGTTACCGGCAGCCAACAAGCCGGTCAACCTCGGCGGGTCGCCCGTCCCCGTGCAGGTGACCGACGCGGGCGCCTTCCAGCCAGCCAGCCCGCTGCAGGCCGGCGAATCCTACCGCGTCACCAGCGAGGTGCCGACCGCCGACGCCCGACAACTCCGGGCCGCGAGCACGGACTACCCCGACGGTATCGACGGGCGATACACCGAACTACCCGACAGCACGCCCGCCCGCGTCGGCGAACGCACCGACCGCCTGACTGCCAACGCCGACAACCCCTACGACACCGCCCGCGTCATCGAGCAGTGGCTGGAGAACAACCGCGAGTATTCGCTAGACGTCGAGCGGCCGCGCGGCGATATCGCCGACTCGTTCCTCTTCGAGATGGACGCCGGCTACTGCACGTACTTCGCGACGACGATGGTGACGATGCTGCGGACGCAGGACATCCCGGCCCGGTTCGTCGTCGGCTACACGCCCGGCCAGCAGGTCACCGACGACGAATGGGTCGTCCGCGGCTACAACTCCCACGCCTGGGTCGAGGTCTACTTCCCCGAACACGGCTGGATTACGTTCGACCCCACGCCCGCCAGCCCCCGACAGGCCGCCGAACTGGAGACCCTCGAAGACGCCCGAACCGACGGCACCGACAATATCGACACCAACGACAGCCAAGACGAAACCGTCGCCCCCACGACGCCGACCACGCCGACCGGCCCGACCGACGGCCCGAACGGGACCGAGACGCCACCCGGTAGCGCACCCGGCGGCGATGACGGCGGCTTTTCGCTACCCACGATTCCGCTGCCGACTCCCGAACAGGTCGGCGTCACCCTGCTGGTTCTCGCCGGCCTCGCCGCCGCCGGCCGTCGGACCGGCCTGAACCGGCGGCTCTACCGCGCGGTGTGGCTCCGCCGT of the Natronomonas halophila genome contains:
- a CDS encoding AAA family ATPase, yielding MAYDGPKVFLAPYGNDAAQENFQRTVLEGVDEDFVADHSDSYPEGDPVRVWGTKDSVSGSWNKIEEGDFLLFYRDGSYEYGARVLGTERNESLGEELWPNHEEGSPWVCIIYLEAPVETDIDSEEVHDLAGHDISYVMGFSTLNELGLGGIRGRYGSVENFVYGTEPDEMPTLDDFDESEDEPADLTRTPDVDVPESVLEGLYFPGEQGREILEQVNSALNAGKHIVFTGPPGTGKTEIARLLCEYLTGTNPDTYTGYQITTATADWSTFETVGGYMPEESDGENLSFEPGQVLRRFKHRDTQRNELLVIDEINRADIDKSFGQLFTLLSGQPVQLPYKRGGEEIEILPASKFDGPLQKHQYVVPSSWRILATMNSYDKTSLYELSYAFMRRFAFVHVAAPDIPEATDEQVALVRSYAEAWNLDPSEETLREVGDLWFAVNAFDDGRKIGPAIIKDILAHVTAHDVDRRIALTQAVSNYVFPQLEGVPNRRDIVSRIANSDAVDRERLGRLADDVLGVRIHE
- a CDS encoding DUF58 domain-containing protein; translated protein: MRPSVPAIRPTRRGLGVFVIAASAFALGATGGARSLNAIVVPALVALAASAVQLHRAEPPTVERSVPEPGFAGERRRVTARVDSDVPCTVRERVDPDLDGETVVEAVGHGGRFTYDIGYRRRGEYTLGPADCTQTDSLGLFYRTVETAGDEPMTALVYPDIYDLETDLAKLVGTFVDDDRSSFDRLREYGPDDSMRDIHWRASAKRPDDEFLVAEYGSRGATDEMTIVGEAATDRDSADAMAATIASIAAHLHDFGVTVAVRVPGGDRVAPPGSVEGLLELLARTDGGRVDTDGQPEVHVLAEGGTATVSLADRDVSFDASGEGRGREVVA
- a CDS encoding AAA family ATPase encodes the protein MNDTTDTQAAAAIDPADIETAGRTARRVIENVQDVIVGNDEPIEHLVTALLGGGHVLLEDVPGVGKTMLARAVAASFDCSFKRVQFTPDLLPTDITGANVYNQKENEFEFRPGPVFANVVLADEINRAPPKTQAALLEAMEEEQATIDGTTHPMPDPFVVIATQNAVERERTYELPAAELDRFMLKLHLGYPDHHEEAEVIDRAVGSHAIEDIDAVADIEALLTAREITGDIEVREPLREYVTRLAAYTREHARLGASPRGSIALVRAAQGRAVLDSRGYVIPDDVQAAAPVVFPHRMRTEPGAADPEAVVAEALETVPVEE
- a CDS encoding transglutaminase TgpA family protein is translated as MSTTSATRTAIGSVLRPLTDWVSVPRLVALGGVAATLWAFLSVLHELLVITGQPGQLYYVVAGAGLVGTVLARVIRPRTALGLGAAAVIGGTYLYVQSLPGGVRFLALAAPMLTDAWELLAGLSVLRIVNADVWALTAAPGPVFLAWYLGLRRHYAAASAVAGLSLGVMVLTGDATTMATLVGVLGVTIAVAFGDCDRRNEPLRNADGVVVLLATMVVLTLFVGVVPGAADSLISTEGFGNEETTMESSLVYAGEEVSVTGPVELSPEVRYTVEADREAYWRAGTYDRYTGGGWVRSGGLRAYQGTLPGPPGNSRVLEQRYTAETEIATLPAANKPVNLGGSPVPVQVTDAGAFQPASPLQAGESYRVTSEVPTADARQLRAASTDYPDGIDGRYTELPDSTPARVGERTDRLTANADNPYDTARVIEQWLENNREYSLDVERPRGDIADSFLFEMDAGYCTYFATTMVTMLRTQDIPARFVVGYTPGQQVTDDEWVVRGYNSHAWVEVYFPEHGWITFDPTPASPRQAAELETLEDARTDGTDNIDTNDSQDETVAPTTPTTPTGPTDGPNGTETPPGSAPGGDDGGFSLPTIPLPTPEQVGVTLLVLAGLAAAGRRTGLNRRLYRAVWLRREPSGDPEDVVAGAYHRVVYLLEQAGHEKAPGETPREFLADADDRARRVGDLYERAKYGPGVDETGAAEATQLLGELLDERSRLPTRTEKRDTKSV